One region of Malania oleifera isolate guangnan ecotype guangnan chromosome 6, ASM2987363v1, whole genome shotgun sequence genomic DNA includes:
- the LOC131158876 gene encoding omega-6 fatty acid desaturase, chloroplastic-like isoform X3: protein MGLHFCSTSLLMGSHQYPIQNHRFMFQNSPYTCHPKWKGLPQRQVRHQGCLIPLKRINHVRAMAICHTQTLTDNTADYRKNLAQSYGYTQIGEPLPRNVTLRSIVETIPKEMYEIDEAKAWKGVLLSVSSYALGLFMTSQAPWYLLPLAWAWTGTAVSGFFCIGHDCGHKSFSRNKLLEDIVGTLAFLPLIYPYEGWRFEHDRHHAKTNMLHEDTGWHPIWKEDFESSPLLRKAMIYGYGLLRPWMTIAHWLMWHFDEKKFRPNERKRVKISVGCVYAFMAVGWPLLVYGTGPVGWFNYWFMPWLVFHFWMSTTTMIHHTAPHISFKPAEEWNAAQSQLGETVHCDFPPWIENLLHHINVHIPHHLAPRIPHYNLRAAHKSLRANWGKSSRIFGSSHEGLLM from the exons ATGGGTCTGCATTTCTGCTCTACCTCCCTTCTCATG GGCTCCCATCAATACCCAATTCAAAATCATAGATTCATGTTCCAGAACTCTCCAT ACACATGTCACCCCAAGTGGAAAGGCCTTCCTCAAAGGCAAGTTAGACACCAAGGGTGTTTGATTCCTTTAAAAAGGATTAATCATGTACGAGCCATGGCAATTTGTCATACACAAACCCTAACCGATAATACTGCAGACTATCGGAAAAACCTAGCCCAAAGCTATGGTTATACCCAGATAGGAGAACCCCTCCCTCGAAATGTTACCTTAAGGTCTATCGTTGAAACAATTCCGAAAGAG aTGTATGAGATTGATGAGGCGAAAGCATGGAAGGGAGTGTTATTATCAGTGAGTTCCTATGCCTTAGGGCTCTTCATGACTTCACAAGCCCCATGGTACTTGCTTCCTTTGGCTTGGGCATGGACAGGGACTGCTGTCTCAGGG TTTTTCTGCATAGGCCATGACTGTGGTCACAAATCATTCTCAAGGAACAAATTGTTAGAAGACATTGTTGGAACCCTAGCATTTTTGCCCCTTATATACCCATACGAGGGATGGCGCTTCGAGCACGATCGACATCATGCGAAAACAAACAT GTTGCATGAAGACACAGGGTGGCACCCTATCTGGAAAGAAGATTTCGAGTCATCTCCGCTTCTACGGAAGGCTATGATCTACGGATATGGCTTATTGCGACCTTGGATGACCATTGCTCATTG GTTGATGTGGCACTTCGATGAGAAGAAGTTTAGACCAAATGAACGCAAGAGAGTGAAGATAAGTGTGGGCTGTGTGTACGCGTTTATGGCGGTCGGATGGCCATTGTTGGTCTATGGGACCGGTCCGGTTGGGTGGTTTAATTATTGGTTCATGCCATGGCTCGTCTTTCATTTCTGG ATGAGTACTACGACAATGATCCATCACACAGCCCCTCACATATCTTTCAAGCCTGCAGAAGAGTGGAATGCAGCGCAGTCCCAGCTTGGTGAGACTGTTCATTGCGACTTCCCTCCTTG GATTGAGAATCTCTTACATCATATTAATGTCCACATTCCTCACCACCTTGCTCCAAGGATACCACACTATAATTTACGAGCAGCTCACAAGTCGCTTCGAGCAAATTGGGGAAAG
- the LOC131158876 gene encoding omega-6 fatty acid desaturase, chloroplastic-like isoform X2, producing the protein MGLHFCSTSLLMGSHQYPIQNHRFMFQNSPYTCHPKWKGLPQRQVRHQGCLIPLKRINHVRAMAICHTQTLTDNTADYRKNLAQSYGYTQIGEPLPRNVTLRSIVETIPKEMYEIDEAKAWKGVLLSVSSYALGLFMTSQAPWYLLPLAWAWTGTAVSGFFCIGHDCGHKSFSRNKLLEDIVGTLAFLPLIYPYEGWRFEHDRHHAKTNMLHEDTGWHPIWKEDFESSPLLRKAMIYGYGLLRPWMTIAHWLMWHFDEKKFRPNERKRVKISVGCVYAFMAVGWPLLVYGTGPVGWFNYWFMPWLVFHFWMSTTTMIHHTAPHISFKPAEEWNAAQSQLGETVHCDFPPWIENLLHHINVHIPHHLAPRIPHYNLRAAHKSLRANWGKGLQGVEPRSSTEGLRRSC; encoded by the exons ATGGGTCTGCATTTCTGCTCTACCTCCCTTCTCATG GGCTCCCATCAATACCCAATTCAAAATCATAGATTCATGTTCCAGAACTCTCCAT ACACATGTCACCCCAAGTGGAAAGGCCTTCCTCAAAGGCAAGTTAGACACCAAGGGTGTTTGATTCCTTTAAAAAGGATTAATCATGTACGAGCCATGGCAATTTGTCATACACAAACCCTAACCGATAATACTGCAGACTATCGGAAAAACCTAGCCCAAAGCTATGGTTATACCCAGATAGGAGAACCCCTCCCTCGAAATGTTACCTTAAGGTCTATCGTTGAAACAATTCCGAAAGAG aTGTATGAGATTGATGAGGCGAAAGCATGGAAGGGAGTGTTATTATCAGTGAGTTCCTATGCCTTAGGGCTCTTCATGACTTCACAAGCCCCATGGTACTTGCTTCCTTTGGCTTGGGCATGGACAGGGACTGCTGTCTCAGGG TTTTTCTGCATAGGCCATGACTGTGGTCACAAATCATTCTCAAGGAACAAATTGTTAGAAGACATTGTTGGAACCCTAGCATTTTTGCCCCTTATATACCCATACGAGGGATGGCGCTTCGAGCACGATCGACATCATGCGAAAACAAACAT GTTGCATGAAGACACAGGGTGGCACCCTATCTGGAAAGAAGATTTCGAGTCATCTCCGCTTCTACGGAAGGCTATGATCTACGGATATGGCTTATTGCGACCTTGGATGACCATTGCTCATTG GTTGATGTGGCACTTCGATGAGAAGAAGTTTAGACCAAATGAACGCAAGAGAGTGAAGATAAGTGTGGGCTGTGTGTACGCGTTTATGGCGGTCGGATGGCCATTGTTGGTCTATGGGACCGGTCCGGTTGGGTGGTTTAATTATTGGTTCATGCCATGGCTCGTCTTTCATTTCTGG ATGAGTACTACGACAATGATCCATCACACAGCCCCTCACATATCTTTCAAGCCTGCAGAAGAGTGGAATGCAGCGCAGTCCCAGCTTGGTGAGACTGTTCATTGCGACTTCCCTCCTTG GATTGAGAATCTCTTACATCATATTAATGTCCACATTCCTCACCACCTTGCTCCAAGGATACCACACTATAATTTACGAGCAGCTCACAAGTCGCTTCGAGCAAATTGGGGAAAG